From a single Fusobacterium ulcerans ATCC 49185 genomic region:
- a CDS encoding oligosaccharide flippase family protein, with translation MKLIKNKIIKNIYWLVIDKIVILILQFFIGVKIANHYGKINYGEYSYAVSIVAFAPIILEILNVRIIKKFFYKYNFNLIVSIVSTFKNIISIIILIFIIIFKFVIGIEENLFLMLVFLSIDNIFITSTIGIENYFEYKLNSKYIVLTNNVIKIFSYLLQYLGIILGFKIIMIPIIRCIGSLIRGILLRYNYRKVYKTNEKILFSYKILKKIIKESYYLWLSFISYIISTNMDKVMIGNMLGVGEVGVYSIGVQLIGILTIIISSFQSTIFSELLELYNEKDIKKYEKKYIFYTKILTNIYFVGIIISIIVLKKLFEHIFSIEYIKAINIYIILSIGILVKANVFLRSSHIVLANRSKVLLKSELIAMMSNLMLNYFLIKRYGIYGAATATTITQFISLWIIDLFSIDGRKLLKKHLSGFWIFDIKKYIR, from the coding sequence ATGAAACTTATAAAGAACAAAATAATAAAGAATATATATTGGCTGGTAATAGATAAAATAGTAATTTTAATATTACAATTTTTTATTGGAGTAAAAATAGCAAACCATTATGGAAAAATAAATTATGGGGAATACAGCTATGCTGTATCAATTGTGGCTTTTGCTCCAATTATTCTAGAAATATTAAATGTTAGAATTATAAAAAAATTTTTTTATAAATATAATTTTAATTTGATAGTTTCTATAGTATCTACTTTTAAAAATATTATTTCTATAATAATTTTAATCTTTATAATAATTTTTAAATTTGTTATAGGAATTGAAGAGAATTTGTTTTTGATGCTTGTATTTTTAAGTATAGACAATATTTTTATTACATCTACTATAGGTATTGAAAACTATTTTGAATACAAATTAAACTCTAAGTATATAGTTCTTACTAATAATGTTATAAAAATATTCTCTTATTTACTACAATATTTAGGTATTATTTTAGGCTTTAAAATAATAATGATCCCAATAATAAGATGTATTGGAAGCTTAATAAGAGGTATTTTACTTAGATATAATTATAGAAAAGTCTATAAAACTAATGAAAAAATCCTTTTTAGTTATAAAATACTTAAAAAAATTATAAAAGAAAGTTATTATTTATGGTTATCTTTTATATCTTATATTATTTCAACAAATATGGATAAAGTAATGATTGGAAATATGTTAGGAGTTGGAGAAGTAGGAGTATATTCTATTGGAGTTCAGCTTATAGGAATATTAACAATAATTATAAGTTCATTTCAATCAACAATTTTTAGTGAATTATTAGAATTATATAATGAAAAAGATATAAAAAAATATGAAAAGAAATATATTTTTTATACTAAAATTCTCACAAATATATATTTTGTAGGAATAATAATATCTATAATTGTATTGAAAAAGTTATTTGAGCATATATTTTCTATTGAATATATTAAAGCTATTAATATTTATATAATACTTTCAATAGGGATATTAGTTAAAGCAAATGTATTTCTAAGAAGCAGTCACATAGTTTTAGCGAATAGAAGCAAAGTTCTTTTAAAAAGTGAACTTATTGCTATGATGAGTAATTTAATGTTAAATTATTTTCTTATAAAAAGGTATGGAATTTATGGAGCAGCAACAGCAACAACAATAACTCAGTTTATATCATTATGGATTATAGATTTATTTTCAATAGATGGTAGAAAACTATTAAAAAAACATTTATCTGGATTTTGGATATTTGATATAAAAAAATATATAAGATAA
- a CDS encoding EpsG family protein, translated as MIIYLIVLSSLLLGVFSEHFVKIKILNKIIFQFNIIVLFLIAALRYKIASDYSLFEKVYNQIKKLEKFQELNQIKIERGYLYLNYVFTKSNLDYKVFIFLLHAILFIFLYKVLKKQSNKNLGLFMYYCLYYLINNFNNLRQGISEILFLYSLKFVIEDRYKKYFIFNLLGLTFHRISFLALCGYLFIRKKQKILNYLLLILISILFSLFFIDAKVISFLNENFNNFEFVRRVHYYYFIKSKGKFGGNSIIGYIYRLVLFMQALFLLKNSKKKYDIIVANLIIYSVSIYFLLSNVGVLAGRISKFYQCASILLGIRLVTSIKSYKKKLVIIIFIVFYNVAFFIKELNDVHPITKEYYYHPYRNIFIKGEEKKWEQLY; from the coding sequence ATGATTATATATTTAATTGTGTTGAGTAGTCTTTTATTAGGAGTATTTAGTGAGCACTTTGTAAAAATAAAAATTTTAAATAAAATTATATTTCAATTTAATATTATAGTATTATTTTTAATTGCAGCATTAAGATATAAGATAGCATCTGATTATTCTCTTTTTGAAAAAGTTTATAATCAGATAAAAAAATTAGAAAAATTTCAAGAATTAAATCAAATCAAAATAGAAAGAGGATACTTATATTTAAATTATGTTTTTACAAAAAGTAATTTGGATTATAAAGTGTTCATATTTTTATTACATGCTATTTTATTTATTTTTTTATATAAAGTTTTAAAAAAACAAAGCAACAAAAATTTAGGGCTATTTATGTACTATTGCTTATATTATTTAATTAATAATTTTAATAATTTAAGACAAGGAATTTCAGAAATTCTTTTTTTATATAGTTTGAAATTTGTTATTGAAGATAGGTATAAAAAGTATTTTATATTTAATTTATTAGGCTTAACTTTTCATCGAATTAGTTTTTTAGCCTTATGTGGATATTTATTTATTAGAAAAAAGCAAAAAATATTAAATTATTTACTATTAATTTTAATTAGTATTCTTTTTTCTTTATTTTTTATTGATGCAAAAGTAATTAGCTTTCTTAATGAAAATTTTAATAATTTTGAATTTGTAAGAAGAGTACATTATTATTATTTTATAAAATCAAAAGGAAAGTTTGGAGGAAACTCAATAATTGGCTATATATATAGATTAGTACTTTTTATGCAGGCTCTTTTTTTATTAAAAAATAGTAAAAAAAAATATGATATTATTGTAGCAAATTTAATTATTTATTCTGTAAGTATCTATTTTTTACTTTCTAATGTTGGAGTATTAGCAGGAAGAATATCTAAATTTTATCAGTGTGCTTCAATTTTATTAGGCATAAGATTAGTTACCAGTATAAAAAGCTATAAAAAAAAATTAGTTATAATTATTTTTATAGTTTTTTACAATGTTGCTTTTTTTATAAAAGAGTTAAATGATGTACATCCCATAACAAAAGAATACTATTATCATCCTTATAGAAATATATTTATAAAAGGAGAAGAGAAAAAATGGGAGCAACTTTATTAA
- the cobU gene encoding bifunctional adenosylcobinamide kinase/adenosylcobinamide-phosphate guanylyltransferase, producing MGRIIYFTGGSRSGKSRHAEQYIIDKNYKDRIYLATAIIFDDEMRARVAKHREQRGENWTTVEGYKNTVELVKPHMKQGGVILLDCLTNMVTNLMIMEKEYDWDHIPDEELTSIENNIKKEVEELLEYIKSSDQDIVIVSNEIGMGIVPAYALGRHFRDICGRMNQIAAAKADEAYFVVSGIKMKLK from the coding sequence TTGGGAAGAATTATTTACTTCACTGGAGGCTCTCGAAGTGGAAAAAGCAGACATGCAGAGCAGTATATAATTGATAAAAATTATAAAGACAGAATATATCTGGCAACTGCAATCATATTTGATGATGAAATGAGAGCCCGTGTAGCTAAGCATAGAGAGCAGCGAGGGGAGAACTGGACTACTGTAGAGGGATACAAAAATACAGTGGAACTTGTAAAACCTCACATGAAGCAGGGGGGAGTTATCCTGCTGGATTGTCTGACAAATATGGTAACCAACCTCATGATAATGGAGAAAGAATATGACTGGGATCATATACCTGATGAAGAACTTACATCAATAGAAAACAACATAAAAAAAGAAGTAGAAGAACTTCTGGAATATATAAAATCATCAGATCAGGATATTGTTATAGTTTCCAATGAGATAGGAATGGGAATAGTTCCTGCTTATGCATTAGGGAGACATTTTAGAGATATATGCGGAAGAATGAATCAGATAGCAGCAGCAAAGGCTGATGAAGCATACTTTGTAGTTTCTGGAATAAAAATGAAATTAAAATAG
- the neuC gene encoding UDP-N-acetylglucosamine 2-epimerase: MKKVLYVTGSRAEYGIMKRLLLRLNKDKDIELTIVATAMHADKKYGETYKVIEEDGLKVDKLIDIELDNSNNKKVIYSMAICLQEFGKYLFEKSFDAVILLGDRYEILSVAIAAAMHNIPIIHLHGGEITLGNYDEFIRHSITKMSKLHLVSTEEYKRRVIQLGENPKSVHNIGALGAENSFKLKLLDKKELIKRLNITEKEYFLIVFHPETVTGNDIEKQARNLLEALDLFKKEYDFIFIGSNSDTGSETIYRLFYDYTLENNFDFLTSVKPEEYLSLIKYSKGLIGNSSSGLIEVPSFGIPTLNIGDRQKGRVRGKSVIDISTDKEEIKNGIVKMLNKEFKSKIKLEKNPYFQENSLEKAHQIIKNFLFSVKIKEIKEFFDINIEDLKE; encoded by the coding sequence ATGAAAAAAGTGCTATATGTAACTGGATCAAGAGCAGAATATGGAATAATGAAAAGATTGTTGCTAAGGCTAAATAAAGATAAAGATATAGAATTAACAATAGTTGCTACTGCTATGCATGCTGATAAAAAATATGGAGAAACTTACAAAGTAATTGAGGAAGATGGATTAAAAGTAGATAAACTAATAGATATAGAATTGGATAACTCCAATAATAAAAAAGTTATTTATTCAATGGCTATTTGTCTGCAAGAATTTGGAAAATACTTATTTGAAAAATCTTTTGATGCAGTTATACTACTTGGAGATAGATATGAAATATTATCAGTAGCTATTGCAGCCGCTATGCACAATATTCCAATTATTCATTTACATGGTGGAGAAATAACTTTAGGAAACTATGATGAATTTATTAGGCACTCTATAACTAAAATGAGTAAGCTTCATTTAGTTTCAACAGAAGAGTATAAAAGAAGAGTTATACAACTAGGAGAAAACCCAAAATCTGTCCATAATATAGGAGCATTAGGTGCTGAAAATAGTTTTAAATTAAAATTATTAGATAAAAAAGAATTAATAAAAAGATTAAATATTACTGAAAAAGAATATTTTTTAATTGTTTTTCACCCTGAAACTGTTACAGGGAATGATATTGAAAAGCAAGCAAGAAACTTATTGGAAGCTTTAGATTTATTTAAAAAAGAATATGATTTTATATTTATAGGATCAAATTCAGATACAGGTTCAGAAACTATATATAGATTGTTTTATGATTATACATTAGAAAATAATTTTGACTTTTTAACTTCAGTAAAACCAGAAGAATATTTATCTTTAATAAAATATTCAAAAGGGTTGATAGGAAATTCTTCTTCAGGATTAATAGAAGTTCCATCATTTGGCATTCCTACATTAAATATTGGGGATAGACAAAAAGGAAGAGTGAGAGGAAAATCAGTAATAGATATATCAACAGATAAAGAAGAAATAAAAAATGGAATTGTTAAAATGTTAAATAAAGAATTTAAAAGCAAGATAAAGTTAGAAAAAAATCCATATTTTCAAGAAAATAGTTTAGAAAAGGCACATCAAATAATAAAGAATTTTCTATTTTCAGTTAAAATCAAAGAAATCAAAGAATTTTTTGATATAAACATAGAAGATTTGAAGGAGTAA
- a CDS encoding acetyltransferase has protein sequence MKKKLILIGAGGFAKSVIDSIDEKKYNIEGFVDNIKSGSHLGYKILANDLKELENSEQYCYFIAIGDNKKRTYWYKEVAKRNLEIINVIDKTAVLSENITFGRGIFIGKLAIINSDARIGENVIINTKALVEHGNRIGNNVNISTGTILNGDVKIRDNCFIGSSAVVNGQITIGENSIVGSGTVVINNIDKDVIVAGIPGKVIRRLNNE, from the coding sequence ATGAAAAAAAAATTAATATTAATAGGAGCTGGAGGATTTGCAAAGTCAGTAATAGACTCAATAGATGAAAAAAAATATAATATTGAAGGATTTGTAGATAATATTAAAAGCGGTTCACATCTTGGATATAAAATACTTGCAAATGACCTCAAAGAATTGGAGAATTCAGAACAATATTGCTACTTTATAGCAATAGGTGATAATAAAAAGAGAACTTATTGGTATAAAGAAGTAGCTAAAAGAAATTTGGAAATAATAAATGTAATAGATAAAACTGCTGTTCTTTCAGAAAATATAACTTTTGGAAGAGGTATTTTTATTGGAAAATTAGCAATAATAAATAGTGATGCCAGAATAGGTGAAAATGTAATAATAAATACAAAAGCTTTAGTGGAACATGGAAATAGAATAGGAAATAATGTTAATATTTCTACAGGAACTATTTTAAATGGAGATGTAAAAATAAGAGATAATTGTTTTATAGGAAGTTCTGCTGTAGTGAATGGACAAATAACTATAGGAGAAAATAGTATAGTTGGTTCAGGAACAGTAGTTATAAATAATATAGATAAAGATGTAATAGTAGCTGGAATACCTGGAAAAGTAATTAGGAGATTGAATAATGAATAG
- the neuB gene encoding N-acetylneuraminate synthase — MNRVFIVAEIGCNHNGNFELAKKMVKIAKECGVDAVKFQTFKADKLISKYAPKAEYQKKVTSKDESQLEMTKKLELPNDELIKLFSYAASLGLITFSTPFDFESIEFLAEQKQKIWKIPSGEITNLPYLEKIAKLDISEKEIVISTGMATIGEIEKALEILEKNGMEKDKITILHCNTEYPTPFEDVNLNSISYLKDRFKECKIGFSDHSEGYFPGIASVIYGITFIEKHFTLDKNLEGPDHKASVTPDELRELCRGIRIIERSLGIFDKKVTSSEKKNKIVARKSIVANKAIKKGEKFTIENLTTKRPGNGISPMCWYDILGKTAEKNFKEDELIIDSRFKIQEV, encoded by the coding sequence ATGAATAGAGTGTTTATAGTGGCAGAAATTGGTTGTAATCATAATGGTAATTTTGAACTAGCAAAAAAAATGGTGAAGATAGCAAAAGAGTGTGGAGTAGATGCAGTAAAGTTTCAAACATTTAAAGCAGATAAATTAATATCTAAATATGCTCCAAAAGCAGAATATCAAAAAAAAGTAACTTCTAAAGATGAGAGTCAGTTAGAAATGACAAAAAAATTAGAACTTCCCAATGATGAACTTATAAAATTATTTAGTTATGCAGCATCATTAGGACTAATAACATTTTCAACTCCATTTGATTTTGAGTCTATAGAATTTTTAGCAGAACAAAAACAAAAGATATGGAAAATACCATCTGGAGAAATTACTAATCTTCCTTATCTAGAAAAGATAGCAAAATTAGATATCTCTGAAAAAGAAATAGTAATTTCAACAGGAATGGCAACAATAGGAGAAATAGAAAAAGCATTAGAAATATTAGAAAAAAATGGAATGGAAAAAGATAAAATAACAATATTACATTGTAATACTGAATATCCAACTCCTTTTGAAGATGTAAACCTTAATTCTATCTCATATTTAAAAGATAGATTTAAAGAATGTAAAATTGGATTTTCAGATCATTCAGAAGGGTATTTTCCTGGAATTGCTTCAGTGATATATGGAATCACTTTTATAGAAAAACATTTTACATTGGATAAAAATCTTGAAGGACCTGATCATAAAGCTTCAGTAACTCCAGATGAATTAAGAGAATTGTGCAGAGGAATAAGGATTATTGAAAGATCATTAGGAATATTTGATAAAAAAGTAACAAGTTCAGAGAAAAAAAATAAAATAGTTGCAAGAAAATCAATTGTAGCTAATAAAGCTATAAAAAAAGGTGAAAAATTTACAATTGAAAATCTTACAACTAAAAGACCAGGAAATGGTATAAGTCCTATGTGTTGGTATGATATTTTAGGAAAAACTGCAGAAAAGAACTTTAAAGAAGATGAATTGATAATAGATTCAAGATTTAAAATACAAGAGGTATAA
- the cobS gene encoding adenosylcobinamide-GDP ribazoletransferase produces the protein MKGILLLFRFMTRLPIGLDPKFDSDELGKSMKFFPVIGMIIGLILFGAFWLLYTVVYSPMVMAVLLVTIEVILTGGLHLDGLADTFDGIFSYRSKQKMLDIMKDSRLGTNGGLVLILYFMLKVVLLVEISEFAGLNMGILLLIVPVIARLNSVVNCASAPYARSTGMGKTFVDHTDAGGVAIATVLTAAFVGGAAYLFGLPYTILIVIPIIMLLGFFYAKLMTRKIGGITGDTLGAVVELSEIIAMFVIYILAAV, from the coding sequence ATGAAAGGAATATTGTTACTTTTTAGATTTATGACTAGACTTCCTATTGGATTAGATCCAAAATTTGATTCTGATGAATTAGGAAAGAGCATGAAATTTTTTCCAGTAATTGGAATGATAATAGGTCTTATACTTTTTGGAGCATTCTGGCTGCTGTATACTGTAGTATATTCACCAATGGTCATGGCAGTACTGCTTGTAACTATAGAGGTAATACTTACAGGAGGACTTCATCTTGATGGTCTGGCAGATACATTTGATGGGATATTCAGCTATAGAAGCAAACAAAAAATGCTTGATATAATGAAAGATTCAAGATTAGGTACTAATGGAGGACTTGTCCTTATACTATATTTCATGCTAAAAGTAGTTCTTCTTGTAGAGATATCAGAATTTGCAGGACTTAATATGGGAATACTACTTCTAATAGTTCCAGTGATAGCAAGATTAAACAGTGTGGTAAATTGTGCATCAGCACCATATGCTAGATCTACTGGAATGGGAAAAACTTTCGTAGATCATACTGATGCTGGAGGAGTAGCTATTGCTACAGTATTAACAGCAGCTTTTGTAGGAGGGGCAGCTTACTTATTTGGACTTCCTTATACAATTTTGATTGTTATACCAATAATAATGCTTCTTGGATTCTTCTATGCAAAATTGATGACTAGAAAAATTGGTGGAATCACAGGAGATACTTTAGGGGCAGTAGTTGAGCTTTCAGAAATAATAGCTATGTTTGTTATATACATATTAGCAGCTGTATAG
- a CDS encoding HU family DNA-binding protein: protein MTEKEFLTLYKERRNLKSIREAKERLDSFWKSLFDVLDVEDKVIIKDWGIFEKKEVKPRKILNLATREMMITEEKKVIKFKPRMKMIDKVNELNTLIEEEYEH, encoded by the coding sequence ATGACAGAAAAAGAGTTTTTAACCTTATACAAGGAAAGAAGGAATCTAAAAAGCATAAGAGAAGCAAAAGAAAGATTAGATTCTTTCTGGAAATCTCTTTTTGATGTTTTAGATGTAGAAGACAAAGTAATAATAAAAGATTGGGGAATATTTGAAAAGAAAGAAGTAAAACCAAGAAAAATACTTAATTTAGCTACTAGGGAAATGATGATAACAGAAGAAAAGAAAGTTATTAAATTTAAACCTAGAATGAAAATGATAGATAAAGTAAATGAGCTCAATACTCTAATAGAGGAGGAATATGAACACTAG
- a CDS encoding cytidylyltransferase domain-containing protein, producing MKKIAIIPARSGSKGLPNKNILMLMDKPILAYTIEAAIKSESFEKVIVSTDSLEYKEIAEKYGAEVIVRNEELSNDNATSYMVIKDILDKNLELEYDYFALLQPTSPFRNSEHIKESIIKFEKNIDNFDFLVSVAESSKASILIKEIDQDESLKNYNIDFSNYKRQKFKEYYPNGAIFIGKKEEYLLKKDFFGKKSIAYFMNKEDSIDIDDRLDFELAILIMNTKNKREQLIKNIKARIEEKKNLFKEKKEITLIGHSLFDNWNIRKFKEYEVNNLGIRGINTKQYQDFVLKENLITKLGNYIFLMAGTNDIVIENWKKEDTLLWIKDTISFFKKINNNVKIFFLEVPRVISRLDRSNETILNLNEFLYENLKEKVNYIKLNELQDKFGNLNIDYTNDGLHFNEKGYEKLYEILVKEIKI from the coding sequence ATGAAAAAAATAGCAATTATTCCTGCTCGTTCAGGATCAAAAGGATTACCTAATAAAAATATACTTATGTTAATGGATAAACCTATTTTAGCTTATACAATAGAAGCTGCAATAAAATCTGAAAGTTTTGAAAAAGTTATTGTTAGCACAGACTCTTTAGAATATAAAGAAATTGCTGAAAAATATGGAGCTGAAGTAATTGTCAGAAATGAGGAATTATCAAATGATAATGCAACTTCATATATGGTGATAAAAGATATATTGGATAAAAATCTTGAACTAGAATATGACTATTTTGCACTTTTGCAACCTACTTCTCCTTTTAGAAATTCGGAGCACATAAAAGAAAGTATAATAAAATTTGAGAAAAATATAGATAATTTTGATTTCTTAGTATCTGTAGCAGAATCATCAAAAGCTTCTATATTGATTAAGGAAATAGATCAAGATGAAAGTTTAAAAAATTATAATATTGACTTTTCAAATTATAAAAGGCAGAAATTTAAAGAATATTATCCTAATGGAGCTATTTTTATAGGTAAAAAAGAAGAATATCTTTTAAAAAAAGATTTTTTTGGTAAAAAGTCAATAGCATATTTTATGAATAAGGAAGATTCAATAGATATTGATGATAGATTAGATTTTGAACTGGCTATTTTAATAATGAATACAAAGAACAAAAGAGAACAGCTTATTAAAAATATAAAAGCAAGAATAGAAGAGAAGAAAAATTTATTTAAAGAAAAAAAAGAAATAACTTTAATTGGACATTCCTTATTTGATAATTGGAACATAAGGAAATTTAAAGAGTATGAAGTAAATAATTTAGGAATAAGAGGTATAAATACAAAGCAATATCAAGATTTTGTATTAAAAGAAAATTTAATAACAAAGTTAGGAAATTATATTTTTTTAATGGCAGGAACAAATGATATTGTTATTGAAAATTGGAAAAAAGAAGATACATTATTATGGATAAAAGATACAATTTCATTTTTTAAAAAAATAAATAATAATGTAAAAATATTTTTTTTAGAAGTACCTAGAGTAATTTCAAGATTGGATAGAAGTAATGAGACTATTTTAAATCTAAATGAGTTTTTATATGAAAATTTAAAAGAAAAAGTAAATTATATAAAATTAAATGAATTACAAGATAAATTTGGAAATCTAAATATTGATTATACAAATGATGGATTACATTTTAATGAAAAAGGTTATGAAAAATTATATGAAATTTTAGTAAAGGAAATAAAAATATGA
- a CDS encoding HU family DNA-binding protein translates to MNTREFVSYYRKLRKEKDETTEYEEAREEIEEIFNLIAEVTAMDEEVKFKNKGTFSLLKRKKRRIGSPTSNEVREIIPKKTIKFVQSKVLIIE, encoded by the coding sequence ATGAACACTAGAGAATTTGTATCATATTATAGAAAATTGAGAAAAGAAAAAGATGAAACAACAGAATATGAAGAAGCAAGAGAAGAAATAGAAGAAATATTTAATCTAATAGCAGAAGTAACAGCTATGGATGAGGAAGTAAAATTTAAAAATAAAGGAACATTTTCGCTTTTAAAAAGAAAAAAAAGAAGAATAGGAAGTCCAACATCAAATGAAGTGAGAGAAATAATCCCTAAAAAAACAATAAAATTTGTACAGTCAAAAGTATTAATAATAGAATAA
- a CDS encoding glycosyltransferase family 52, which produces MKTVAFLENQYSLLIFLLINIKNKKDIKIYRETDIDKSSKLKIWLFILKIIFKYNTVYGQDHTAIGNKLLLAKNFILLEDGLMNYKEKKDSKLKYYIKRIFLKKAILGQASNVKKIYLTGLAPIPEEIAHKVEIINLKELWNKKTLEEQNEILDIFSFDLNIKEKIKRRNMILFTQPLSEDGIITEKEKIELYSKIIRKYDNEKLVIKKHPREKTDYKEIFNNILVIEESFPAEIFDFLDIKFEKIITIFSTAALNLSQDINIDFYGTEVEDKLLRYFGSFENVMKRNSYL; this is translated from the coding sequence ATGAAAACAGTAGCTTTTTTAGAAAATCAATATTCTTTGTTAATATTTTTATTAATTAATATAAAGAATAAAAAAGATATAAAAATATATAGAGAAACAGATATAGATAAAAGCAGTAAACTAAAAATATGGTTATTTATATTAAAAATTATTTTTAAATACAATACTGTTTATGGACAAGATCATACAGCTATTGGAAATAAGTTGTTATTAGCTAAAAATTTTATTTTGTTAGAAGATGGACTAATGAATTATAAAGAAAAAAAAGATTCAAAATTAAAGTATTATATAAAAAGAATATTTTTAAAAAAAGCTATATTAGGACAGGCATCAAATGTAAAAAAGATATATTTGACAGGATTAGCTCCTATTCCAGAAGAAATAGCTCATAAAGTAGAGATAATAAATTTAAAAGAGTTATGGAATAAAAAAACATTAGAAGAACAAAATGAAATATTAGATATTTTTTCATTTGATTTAAATATTAAAGAAAAGATAAAGAGAAGAAATATGATTTTATTTACTCAGCCCCTATCAGAAGATGGGATAATAACTGAAAAAGAGAAAATAGAGTTATATTCGAAAATTATAAGAAAATATGATAATGAAAAACTAGTAATTAAGAAACATCCAAGAGAGAAAACTGATTACAAAGAAATATTTAACAATATATTGGTTATAGAAGAAAGTTTTCCAGCAGAAATATTCGATTTTTTGGACATAAAATTTGAAAAAATAATAACTATTTTTTCTACTGCAGCATTAAATTTATCACAGGATATAAATATTGATTTTTATGGAACAGAAGTAGAAGATAAATTATTAAGATATTTTGGCAGCTTTGAAAATGTAATGAAAAGAAATAGTTATTTATAA
- a CDS encoding ABC transporter ATP-binding protein — MENYLKYSYQNFIKKNSNDLMKNITTEANLLVILIQNFLMMLSEICVVFFIYLVMLYVDLKITLFVTVFMGINILLIKYLILNKTKKWGTERSKAMEEYYQGILFYRKSLDIIVDELESEVENIENNPIEFNKKIELKDICFEFEKGKEVLKNINLNIVKGEKIAFVGESGSGKTTLVDLITGLYKPKNGNVYLDDIKLEDKNIGYWRQSIGYIPQEVYLFDGTIADNVVFNREYNEERLIESLKKARIWEFLKKKEGIKTIVGDRGIMLSGGQKQRIAIARAPYDNPKILVLDEATSALDNETEEEIMKEIYDVSKDRTLIIVAHRLTTLKDCDRIFVISNGGIERIVKSVEEL, encoded by the coding sequence ATGGAGAATTATTTAAAATATTCTTATCAAAATTTTATAAAAAAGAATTCTAATGATCTTATGAAAAATATTACAACAGAAGCTAATTTATTAGTTATATTAATTCAAAATTTTTTAATGATGTTAAGTGAAATATGTGTAGTATTTTTTATATATCTAGTAATGCTGTATGTTGATTTAAAAATAACATTATTTGTTACTGTATTTATGGGGATAAATATACTTCTTATAAAATATTTAATATTAAATAAAACAAAAAAATGGGGAACAGAAAGAAGCAAAGCTATGGAAGAATATTATCAAGGAATTCTTTTTTATAGAAAATCCCTTGATATCATAGTTGATGAATTAGAAAGTGAAGTTGAAAATATTGAAAATAATCCTATAGAGTTTAATAAAAAAATAGAATTAAAAGATATATGTTTTGAATTTGAAAAAGGAAAGGAAGTTCTAAAAAATATAAATCTAAATATAGTTAAAGGGGAAAAGATAGCATTTGTAGGAGAATCAGGATCAGGAAAAACAACTCTTGTAGACTTGATCACAGGATTGTATAAGCCTAAAAATGGAAATGTATATTTAGATGATATTAAATTGGAAGATAAAAATATTGGATATTGGAGGCAAAGTATAGGATATATACCACAGGAAGTATATCTTTTTGATGGAACAATAGCAGATAATGTTGTATTTAACAGAGAATATAATGAAGAAAGATTAATAGAATCATTAAAAAAAGCAAGAATATGGGAATTTTTAAAGAAAAAAGAGGGAATAAAAACAATAGTAGGAGATAGAGGAATAATGCTATCGGGAGGACAAAAGCAGAGAATAGCAATAGCTAGAGCTCCTTATGATAATCCTAAAATATTAGTATTAGATGAAGCTACTTCAGCATTAGATAATGAAACTGAAGAAGAAATAATGAAAGAAATATATGATGTATCTAAAGATAGAACACTAATTATAGTAGCTCATAGACTTACAACACTAAAAGATTGTGACAGAATATTTGTTATAAGTAATGGTGGAATAGAAAGAATAGTAAAATCAGTAGAGGAATTATAG